Proteins found in one Microbacterium sp. SSM24 genomic segment:
- a CDS encoding arylsulfatase encodes MSASATPDVQRSVLPIPERLHTGLTTYDAKDPDTAFAPITPLRPPAGAPNVLIVLIDDAGFGSASAFGGPCQTPTFDRLATEGLKFNRFHTTALCSPSRQALLTGRNHHAVGMGGITDVATSAPGYSSVRPGTAAPLAETLRLNGYSTAQIGKCHEVPVWETSPMGPFDRWPTGSGFEYFYGFVAPETNQYYPALYDGTTAIDPPKSPEEGYHLTEDLADKAITWIGQQKSLMPDKPFFMYFAPGATHAPHHAPKDFIDKYKGQFDQGWDAVREESLGRQKKLGVIPPDAELTARHDEIQAWADVPDDLKPVLARQMEVYAAFMEHTDFQVGRVIDALEDQGILDETLVFVMIGDNGASAEGTPNGTFNEMISLNGAAAMETTEFMAERIDGFGTPAAYNHYAVGWAHAMDAPFQWTKQVASHFGGTRNGTIVRWPEGIKAKGEVRQQFHHIIDVAATVLDVAGLPEPAFVNGIQQMPLHGVSMAYSFDDAGAPEARETQYFEMFCNRGIYHKGWTAVTRHSNPWAFNATQPALDDDVWELYDTSTDWTQAHDLAAEMPEKLAELQRLWLIEAVKYNVLPLDDRRIERFNSDLAGRPVLIKGNTQMLYGGMHRLSENSVLNLKNKSHAVTAEVVIPDGGAEGVIVAQGGEFAGWSLYLHEGKLKYCHNFAGLQHFYATAESAVPSGTHQVRMEFTYDGGGLGKGGLSELYVDGTKVGEGRVEATVPMLFSGDETCDVGYDSGTAVSEDHTSATSRFTGKVTWVQLDAGVDDHDHLVSPDERWRVAMALQ; translated from the coding sequence ATGTCTGCTTCCGCCACGCCCGATGTGCAGCGATCTGTGTTGCCCATTCCCGAGCGGCTCCACACCGGTCTGACGACGTACGACGCGAAGGATCCGGATACCGCGTTCGCGCCGATCACGCCGCTGCGTCCGCCGGCCGGTGCCCCGAACGTGCTGATCGTTCTCATCGACGATGCCGGGTTCGGGTCTGCGAGTGCATTCGGTGGTCCGTGCCAGACGCCGACATTCGACCGCTTGGCGACGGAGGGGCTGAAGTTCAACCGGTTCCACACCACGGCCCTGTGCTCGCCGTCCCGCCAGGCGCTCTTGACCGGGCGCAACCACCACGCGGTGGGGATGGGCGGCATCACGGATGTCGCGACCTCCGCGCCCGGCTACAGTTCGGTCCGTCCGGGCACGGCGGCGCCGCTGGCCGAGACGCTCAGACTGAACGGATACAGCACTGCGCAGATCGGCAAGTGTCACGAAGTGCCGGTGTGGGAGACGAGCCCGATGGGGCCGTTCGACCGCTGGCCGACCGGCAGCGGCTTCGAGTACTTCTACGGCTTCGTCGCCCCGGAAACGAACCAGTACTATCCCGCGCTGTACGACGGAACGACCGCGATCGACCCGCCGAAGAGTCCCGAAGAGGGCTATCACCTGACGGAGGATCTCGCCGACAAGGCGATCACCTGGATCGGTCAGCAGAAGTCGCTGATGCCCGACAAGCCGTTCTTCATGTACTTCGCACCCGGCGCGACCCATGCTCCTCACCACGCCCCCAAGGACTTCATCGACAAGTACAAGGGTCAGTTCGATCAGGGCTGGGATGCGGTTCGCGAGGAGTCGCTCGGCCGCCAGAAGAAGCTCGGCGTGATCCCGCCGGACGCTGAGCTCACCGCCCGGCATGACGAGATCCAGGCCTGGGCGGACGTGCCGGACGACCTCAAGCCGGTTCTCGCACGCCAGATGGAGGTGTACGCGGCGTTCATGGAGCACACGGACTTCCAGGTCGGTCGCGTCATCGACGCTCTGGAGGACCAGGGGATCCTCGACGAAACCCTCGTCTTCGTGATGATCGGCGACAACGGCGCGAGCGCCGAGGGCACGCCCAACGGCACGTTCAACGAGATGATCTCGCTCAACGGCGCCGCTGCGATGGAGACGACGGAGTTCATGGCGGAGCGGATCGACGGCTTCGGCACACCCGCCGCGTACAACCACTACGCGGTCGGCTGGGCACACGCCATGGATGCACCGTTCCAATGGACCAAGCAGGTCGCCTCGCACTTCGGCGGCACCCGCAACGGAACGATCGTGCGCTGGCCCGAAGGCATCAAGGCCAAGGGCGAGGTGCGCCAGCAGTTCCATCACATCATCGACGTGGCCGCGACGGTGCTGGATGTCGCCGGCCTTCCGGAGCCCGCTTTCGTCAACGGCATCCAGCAGATGCCGCTGCACGGGGTCAGCATGGCGTACTCGTTCGATGATGCGGGGGCGCCTGAAGCGCGTGAGACGCAGTACTTCGAGATGTTCTGCAACCGGGGGATCTACCACAAGGGCTGGACGGCGGTCACCCGCCACAGCAACCCGTGGGCGTTCAACGCCACCCAGCCCGCACTCGACGACGACGTATGGGAGCTGTATGACACCAGCACCGACTGGACCCAGGCGCACGATCTCGCCGCGGAAATGCCCGAGAAGCTGGCGGAGCTGCAACGACTGTGGCTGATCGAAGCCGTCAAGTACAACGTGCTGCCCCTGGATGACCGGCGCATCGAAAGATTCAACTCCGACCTCGCCGGGCGCCCAGTGCTGATCAAGGGCAACACGCAGATGCTGTACGGCGGGATGCACCGACTCAGCGAGAACTCCGTGCTCAACCTGAAGAACAAGTCCCACGCGGTCACCGCCGAGGTCGTGATTCCGGACGGAGGAGCCGAGGGCGTCATCGTGGCACAGGGCGGAGAGTTCGCCGGCTGGTCGCTCTACCTTCACGAAGGCAAGCTCAAGTACTGTCACAACTTCGCCGGACTCCAGCACTTCTACGCGACCGCGGAGTCGGCGGTCCCGTCGGGCACGCATCAGGTGCGGATGGAGTTCACCTATGACGGCGGCGGACTCGGCAAGGGCGGACTGAGCGAGCTGTACGTCGACGGCACCAAGGTCGGCGAGGGACGGGTCGAGGCGACCGTCCCGATGCTGTTCTCGGGTGACGAGACCTGCGACGTCGGCTACGACTCCGGCACAGCGGTGAGCGAGGACCACACCAGCGCCACCAGTCGCTTCACCGGCAAGGTCACCTGGGTGCAGCTCGACGCCGGCGTCGACGACCACGACCACCTCGTCTCGCCCGACGAACGCTGGCGAGTGGCGATGGCCCTGCAGTAG
- a CDS encoding SHOCT domain-containing protein produces MTGSIWDFLLWIFWFYVLFACIWIFITIIVDLFRDHTLNGWGKALWVIFLVVLPFLAALIYLIARGRGMTQRELERRGQAQSEADSYIRSVAGSSSPSSEIESAKKLLDSGAITQAEYDALKAKALAS; encoded by the coding sequence ATGACCGGCAGCATTTGGGACTTCCTCCTGTGGATCTTCTGGTTCTACGTCCTGTTCGCCTGCATCTGGATCTTCATCACGATCATCGTGGACCTGTTCCGCGACCACACGCTGAACGGTTGGGGCAAGGCCCTCTGGGTGATCTTCCTGGTCGTCCTGCCGTTCCTGGCCGCGCTGATCTATCTGATCGCCCGTGGTCGCGGCATGACCCAGCGCGAGCTGGAGCGCAGGGGCCAGGCGCAGAGCGAGGCCGACAGCTACATCCGCAGCGTCGCCGGAAGCTCCTCACCGTCCAGCGAGATCGAGTCGGCCAAGAAGCTCCTCGACTCCGGCGCCATCACGCAGGCGGAGTACGACGCCCTCAAGGCGAAGGCGCTCGCCTCGTAG
- a CDS encoding NAD(P)/FAD-dependent oxidoreductase, translating into MESHPRHHRILIIGGGNGGLSIAGRLRRGGVTDIAVVEPRDDHVFAPFQSHIAGGLVRASQAVRRQADVTPRGVAWIRDRVVEVDPAAQTVVLGSGEAVEYEHLVVAVGLETRYDSVPGLAEAMQRPDGVSSYTFELAAKASPALRDLRTGTVIFVQQPEPASAAGVAQKPMYLACDWWRRIGRLSDIRVVFVTPEPSAFPVPAISDELQRKLDEYGVETRFGADLREVRPERNEIVVERGAETEVIAYDLLHAAPPQSPPDWIAASGLADDDDPHGFVAVDPSTLRSQSFANVWALGDAASVDTLRSGGAIRTQAKILTRNLLAVLAGDQPAARYDGYTVCPITVSRHTVVFAEFDRDLRLAPTVPGWKTLYRERRFSFVLDRYVLPWVYWHLILQGRA; encoded by the coding sequence ATGGAGTCCCACCCCCGGCATCATCGAATCCTCATCATCGGCGGCGGCAACGGCGGTCTGTCGATCGCCGGGCGCCTCCGCCGGGGCGGCGTGACGGACATCGCGGTCGTCGAGCCGCGCGATGACCACGTCTTCGCGCCCTTCCAGTCCCACATCGCCGGGGGTCTGGTGCGCGCGTCTCAGGCGGTGCGACGACAGGCGGACGTCACACCCCGGGGTGTCGCCTGGATTCGTGACCGCGTCGTCGAGGTCGACCCAGCGGCTCAGACGGTCGTGCTCGGGTCCGGTGAGGCGGTCGAGTACGAGCATCTCGTTGTCGCCGTCGGACTCGAGACCAGATACGACTCGGTGCCCGGGCTGGCAGAGGCGATGCAGCGTCCGGACGGAGTGTCGAGCTACACATTCGAGCTGGCCGCGAAAGCATCGCCCGCACTGCGGGATCTGCGGACGGGCACGGTGATCTTCGTCCAGCAGCCCGAACCCGCCTCCGCGGCGGGCGTCGCGCAGAAGCCGATGTATCTGGCCTGCGACTGGTGGAGGCGGATCGGCCGTCTCAGCGACATCCGGGTCGTCTTCGTCACTCCCGAGCCCTCGGCGTTCCCCGTCCCCGCGATCAGCGACGAACTCCAGCGAAAGCTCGACGAGTACGGAGTCGAGACCCGTTTCGGCGCCGACCTGCGTGAAGTCCGTCCCGAGCGGAACGAGATCGTGGTCGAGCGCGGCGCGGAGACCGAGGTGATCGCGTACGACCTGCTGCACGCGGCGCCACCGCAGTCGCCGCCCGACTGGATCGCGGCCTCGGGGCTCGCCGACGACGACGACCCGCACGGGTTCGTCGCGGTCGATCCGAGCACTCTGCGGTCGCAGAGCTTCGCGAACGTCTGGGCGCTGGGGGATGCTGCCTCCGTCGACACGCTGCGCTCGGGCGGCGCGATCCGCACCCAGGCGAAGATCCTCACCCGCAACCTCCTCGCCGTCCTCGCAGGCGACCAGCCGGCCGCGCGGTACGACGGGTACACGGTGTGCCCCATCACCGTCAGCCGTCACACCGTGGTGTTCGCCGAGTTCGATCGCGACCTGCGCCTCGCGCCGACCGTTCCCGGCTGGAAGACCCTCTACCGCGAGCGGCGGTTCTCGTTCGTGCTCGATCGGTACGTGCTCCCGTGGGTGTACTGGCATCTGATCCTGCAGGGTCGCGCATAG